A single window of Leeuwenhoekiella sp. MAR_2009_132 DNA harbors:
- a CDS encoding F0F1 ATP synthase subunit epsilon encodes MNLKILLPYKLFADIQNVSSIVMETGEGAYGLLPNRLDCVAALIPGILTYETATRKVNYVAVDEGVMVKAGNEVLISVRNAFGGTDLGTLGDFIKSQFNKKEEEQREAQTVIAKLERGFVYSFDKFRNH; translated from the coding sequence ATGAACCTAAAAATCCTGCTTCCGTATAAATTATTTGCAGACATTCAAAATGTAAGCAGCATCGTGATGGAAACCGGTGAGGGTGCCTACGGGTTGTTACCCAACCGTCTGGATTGTGTGGCAGCATTAATCCCGGGAATTTTGACGTATGAGACGGCCACCCGAAAAGTGAATTATGTGGCTGTTGATGAAGGGGTAATGGTTAAAGCGGGAAATGAGGTTTTGATTTCGGTGCGCAATGCTTTTGGAGGTACTGATCTGGGAACATTGGGCGATTTTATAAAATCGCAGTTTAACAAAAAAGAAGAGGAGCAACGCGAAGCACAAACGGTAATCGCCAAACTGGAGCGGGGCTTTGTATACAGCTTTGATAAATTCAGAAATCATTAA
- a CDS encoding glycosyltransferase family 4 protein, whose protein sequence is MKLAYIGTYPPRECGIGTFTQNLTKSMLDLDEQGIAQNEVFVVAMDDGTENYTYPKEVKLQISQEQQTDYIEAANFINLSGADVCILEHEFGIYGGQSGVYILPLLHRLEIPCIVTLHTILNAPSYNEKAILKEICKMADKVVVMSHKAISFLTNFYYVPDEKIVLIEHGVPDIHFNRADSKAEFKLTKKKLILTFGFIGRNKGIETVIKALPEIIKTHPEVLYIVLGKTHPNVLRHEGEEYRNFLQLLIKNLNLQAHVLMLNEFIGEVELFKYLSACDIYITPYLNEAQITSGTLSYAMGAGCAVVSTPYWHAAELLTEDRGRLFNFNKHKELSEVLNHLLDEPELLKQIQTNAYAYGKNVTWPKIGKKYLYLSNSLLSFPKQQIEKKESVIDLLLLPPFSLTHIKRLTDDTGIIQHAKFGIPNLKEGYCLDDNARALLMVLMTYKQKKDQLALEFMPIYLSYIHYMQNKDGSFRNFLSFNRNFLDEVGSEDSFGRTIWSLGYLIGNAPNDAYYQTGKLVFFDALPNFEHLKSIRSIANTIIGICYYLKTNSADEQMLDVLKNLTHKLIHQYEVSHSEDWKWFEHLLAYDNGILPLALLHAAQILPDKRIIEVAMNTMHFLEEHTLKDGILSVIGNDKWFAKDGERSFFAQQPIDAMAMVLMFHQAFKLTGDKAYLNKLFDSFMWFLGENDLRMTLYDFETKGCCDGFENYGINRNQGAESSLAYLISHLTVLQAYEEFYKSDAVVNEATQRQTKMQLV, encoded by the coding sequence ATGAAATTAGCCTACATAGGGACTTATCCACCGCGCGAGTGCGGTATAGGTACGTTTACGCAAAATTTAACTAAATCAATGTTAGATCTTGATGAACAGGGGATTGCTCAAAACGAAGTATTTGTTGTTGCTATGGATGATGGCACCGAAAATTATACGTATCCCAAAGAAGTAAAATTGCAGATTAGTCAAGAACAGCAAACAGACTATATTGAGGCAGCAAATTTTATTAACCTAAGTGGGGCAGATGTGTGTATTCTTGAGCACGAGTTTGGGATTTATGGTGGGCAAAGTGGGGTGTATATTCTGCCTCTATTACACCGGCTTGAAATACCGTGTATTGTAACTCTGCATACCATTCTTAATGCACCTTCTTATAACGAAAAAGCAATTTTAAAGGAAATCTGTAAGATGGCAGATAAAGTGGTTGTGATGAGTCATAAAGCAATATCCTTTCTAACCAATTTCTATTATGTTCCTGATGAGAAAATTGTTTTGATAGAACACGGCGTACCTGATATTCATTTTAACAGAGCAGATTCTAAGGCCGAATTTAAACTTACTAAGAAAAAATTAATTCTCACTTTTGGCTTTATAGGTCGTAACAAAGGGATAGAAACCGTAATTAAAGCGCTACCCGAAATTATTAAAACACACCCCGAAGTACTTTACATTGTATTAGGCAAAACACATCCTAATGTGTTGCGGCATGAAGGTGAAGAATACCGAAATTTTCTGCAACTTCTTATTAAAAATTTAAATCTTCAGGCGCATGTTTTAATGCTTAATGAATTTATAGGAGAGGTCGAACTTTTTAAATATTTAAGTGCCTGTGATATTTATATAACACCCTATCTCAATGAAGCTCAAATAACCAGCGGCACGCTCTCTTATGCTATGGGAGCCGGGTGCGCAGTGGTTTCAACACCCTACTGGCATGCTGCAGAATTACTTACAGAAGACCGTGGGAGGCTTTTTAATTTTAATAAACATAAAGAACTTTCAGAAGTGCTAAACCACTTGCTAGATGAACCAGAATTATTAAAACAAATACAAACTAATGCTTATGCCTATGGCAAAAATGTGACCTGGCCTAAAATAGGTAAAAAGTACCTGTATCTTTCTAACAGTTTACTCTCTTTTCCTAAGCAACAGATTGAGAAAAAAGAAAGCGTTATTGATCTGCTCTTGCTCCCTCCATTTTCTTTAACGCACATCAAACGCCTTACAGACGACACCGGGATTATTCAGCACGCAAAATTTGGAATTCCTAATCTTAAGGAGGGCTATTGCTTAGACGATAATGCGCGCGCGCTTTTAATGGTTTTAATGACCTACAAGCAAAAGAAAGATCAGTTAGCACTTGAATTTATGCCTATTTACCTAAGCTATATTCACTATATGCAGAATAAAGATGGCAGCTTTAGAAACTTTCTAAGTTTTAACCGTAATTTCTTAGATGAAGTAGGTTCAGAAGATTCTTTCGGAAGAACCATCTGGTCACTAGGCTATTTAATAGGTAATGCACCTAATGACGCCTATTATCAAACGGGAAAGCTGGTATTTTTTGATGCCTTACCTAATTTTGAACATTTAAAATCGATACGAAGCATAGCCAATACTATAATTGGGATTTGTTATTATTTAAAAACAAATTCAGCAGACGAGCAAATGCTTGATGTTTTAAAAAATCTTACCCATAAACTCATTCATCAGTATGAAGTGAGCCACTCTGAAGACTGGAAGTGGTTTGAACATTTACTTGCTTATGATAACGGAATTTTACCACTTGCGCTGCTTCATGCTGCACAAATATTACCTGATAAACGCATTATCGAGGTCGCAATGAATACCATGCATTTTCTGGAAGAACATACACTAAAAGACGGCATACTCTCGGTTATAGGTAATGATAAGTGGTTTGCTAAAGATGGGGAACGCTCGTTTTTTGCACAGCAACCTATAGATGCTATGGCAATGGTTTTAATGTTTCATCAGGCTTTTAAACTTACCGGCGATAAAGCATATTTAAACAAGCTTTTTGATTCGTTTATGTGGTTTTTAGGTGAAAATGACTTGCGCATGACCTTGTATGATTTTGAAACTAAAGGATGCTGCGATGGTTTTGAAAACTACGGAATCAACAGAAATCAAGGGGCAGAAAGTTCGTTAGCATATTTAATTTCCCATCTAACTGTGTTGCAGGCATACGAGGAGTTCTATAAGTCTGATGCCGTTGTCAATGAAGCGACGCAAAGACAAACAAAAATGCAATTAGTATAA
- a CDS encoding rubrerythrin family protein: MKKSILVCALGIVSLGTLFQSCKENATDSGEVTATEELNTEGTTSSITAAQDPQQLTIKNMQDAYKGETTAHFKYAAYSQKADEEGHPEIALLFKAASGAELIHAGNHKVVLQRMGEAIPKIIPEFTVKSTAENLKEAIEGESYEFNTMYPEFIKNANDAGNYMAQISLTYAYKVEQKHRDFYIEALAALEKGTDDSLAKLYFLCPTCGNTYATVAPARCEISMTDSKLFIKVTGL, translated from the coding sequence ATGAAAAAATCAATTTTAGTATGCGCTTTAGGAATAGTTTCATTAGGAACGCTTTTTCAGTCCTGTAAAGAAAACGCAACAGATTCTGGTGAAGTTACTGCAACTGAAGAACTGAACACAGAAGGGACAACAAGTTCAATAACAGCTGCGCAAGACCCACAGCAATTGACTATTAAAAATATGCAAGATGCTTACAAAGGAGAGACCACGGCTCATTTTAAATATGCCGCATACAGCCAAAAGGCCGATGAAGAAGGACATCCCGAAATTGCATTGTTATTTAAAGCAGCTTCTGGCGCCGAACTCATTCACGCGGGTAATCATAAAGTCGTTTTACAACGTATGGGAGAAGCTATACCGAAAATCATTCCGGAATTTACAGTTAAATCAACTGCCGAAAATTTAAAAGAGGCTATTGAAGGAGAAAGTTATGAGTTTAATACGATGTATCCTGAATTCATTAAAAATGCAAATGATGCAGGAAATTACATGGCTCAGATAAGTCTTACCTATGCGTATAAAGTAGAACAAAAACACCGGGATTTTTATATTGAAGCATTGGCAGCATTAGAAAAAGGAACAGACGATTCTCTTGCTAAACTTTATTTCTTATGTCCTACCTGCGGAAATACGTATGCAACGGTAGCACCTGCACGTTGTGAAATATCAATGACAGACTCAAAACTTTTTATTAAAGTAACAGGTTTGTAA
- a CDS encoding helix-turn-helix domain-containing protein — translation MKVRIQNMVSLRCKIRVESVLDGLGIAYTSVELGEVHFVRPITPALKLKLKEELHKSGLEVIYDKKALLIEKIIKVVIEMVNYSDELPQVNFSKFLSEKMQLDYHKMALLFSKMKGVTLEHFIIVHKVERIKELLVYNELNLTEISYKMNYCGVAHLSKQFKQITGLTPTFYKSLTTLERENLNHE, via the coding sequence ATGAAAGTACGTATTCAAAATATGGTAAGTCTTCGCTGTAAAATTAGGGTTGAGTCTGTACTTGATGGGCTTGGTATTGCATATACCTCTGTAGAACTGGGAGAAGTGCATTTTGTAAGACCTATTACGCCTGCTTTAAAGCTAAAATTAAAAGAAGAATTACATAAATCTGGGTTAGAGGTTATTTATGATAAAAAAGCACTTCTAATTGAAAAAATAATCAAAGTGGTAATTGAGATGGTCAATTATTCTGATGAATTACCGCAGGTAAATTTTTCTAAATTTTTAAGTGAAAAGATGCAACTCGACTATCATAAGATGGCTTTATTGTTTTCAAAAATGAAAGGTGTCACACTTGAGCATTTTATTATAGTTCATAAAGTAGAACGCATCAAAGAACTGCTTGTTTACAATGAGTTAAACCTTACTGAAATCTCTTACAAAATGAACTATTGTGGGGTAGCACACCTTTCTAAGCAATTTAAGCAGATAACCGGTTTGACACCTACATTTTATAAATCTCTTACTACGCTAGAGCGTGAGAATCTAAATCACGAATAA
- a CDS encoding SHOCT domain-containing protein, translated as MDMYEGYYFWGMHVIWWFIWIILLLWMFATPYQVPGQRSRKDTPLDVLKKRFASGEITIAEFEELREHLQ; from the coding sequence ATGGATATGTACGAAGGTTATTATTTTTGGGGAATGCACGTCATCTGGTGGTTTATCTGGATCATTCTACTTCTGTGGATGTTTGCCACACCTTACCAAGTCCCTGGTCAACGCAGCCGAAAAGATACTCCACTTGATGTTTTGAAAAAACGCTTTGCATCGGGAGAAATTACTATTGCAGAGTTTGAAGAATTAAGAGAACACCTGCAGTAA
- a CDS encoding F0F1 ATP synthase subunit C codes for MDSTTSIAIASIITAGLTTAVGCMMPALGEGKAVSTALSSIAQQPDAASTITRTLFVGLAMIESTAIYCFVVAMILLFANPFWNHIIAN; via the coding sequence ATGGACAGTACAACTTCAATAGCCATTGCGTCAATTATTACTGCCGGTCTCACAACTGCTGTTGGGTGTATGATGCCGGCACTGGGTGAAGGCAAGGCCGTTTCTACGGCATTGAGCTCAATTGCCCAACAGCCCGATGCAGCTTCAACGATTACCAGGACTCTTTTTGTAGGGCTTGCAATGATCGAGTCTACTGCGATTTACTGCTTTGTAGTCGCGATGATTCTTTTGTTTGCAAACCCATTCTGGAATCATATTATCGCGAATTAA
- a CDS encoding glycosyltransferase: MSGIAKALLHPISFEERFGLSIVEAMLCGTPVIVFNLGSMLKLIADGISGFLVTTVSEAVDAINNLNTRDSKSCRTHAVTHFSLRK; this comes from the coding sequence ATTTCAGGTATCGCCAAAGCATTACTACATCCTATTTCTTTTGAAGAACGCTTTGGTCTAAGTATTGTAGAAGCGATGTTGTGTGGTACTCCGGTCATTGTATTTAATCTGGGTAGTATGCTCAAGCTTATTGCAGATGGCATTTCGGGATTTTTAGTAACTACAGTATCAGAAGCGGTTGACGCCATTAATAATTTAAATACGCGAGATTCTAAAAGCTGTAGAACGCACGCAGTAACTCATTTTAGTCTTAGAAAATAA
- the atpD gene encoding F0F1 ATP synthase subunit beta: protein MNKNTNTSAEKMQYGTIRSVRGSVVDVRFETNLPAVYTVLYSGKEQEIVIEVLAQLDEFTVRGIALNPTQGLARGMRVQTDGSELTVPIGNHILGRMFDVFGNTIDHLDPLEDGERRKVHQPPPPLSKRAVKAEIFETGIKAIDVLVPLERGGKAGLFGGAGVGKTILLTEIIHNMVGHNHGLSMFCGIGERCREGNELYNAMKEADLLKDMVMLFGQMNEPPGARFRVGHAALTMAEYFRDEEKRDVLLLIDNIFRFIQAGMEVSGLMGQMPSRLGYQPTMGTELAELEERIAYTNTGAITSIQAVYVPADDLTDPAAVHTFSHLSASIALSRKKASEGLYPSIDLLQSNSKMTSPGIIGQKHYDLSQQIRETLAQYEELKDIISMLGMEQLSVKDRLVVNRARRLERFLTQPFSATEQFSGIQGKQVPLQDALDGCERILADEFKDYPESAFYMIGTIDEAKMPEKEEEPKPGENAENKPKDLEKDEEKKKSTMEKEAVANA, encoded by the coding sequence ATGAATAAAAACACAAACACTTCCGCAGAAAAAATGCAATACGGCACGATTCGATCGGTGCGTGGGAGTGTGGTTGATGTGCGGTTTGAAACAAATTTACCTGCCGTGTATACGGTTTTGTATTCGGGAAAAGAACAGGAGATTGTCATTGAAGTTTTAGCACAACTAGATGAATTTACGGTGCGGGGGATTGCGCTAAATCCCACTCAGGGACTTGCCCGTGGCATGCGCGTACAAACCGATGGAAGCGAACTAACTGTACCCATTGGTAATCACATTCTGGGTAGAATGTTTGACGTTTTTGGGAACACGATAGATCATCTTGATCCGCTTGAAGATGGCGAACGTCGCAAGGTGCATCAGCCGCCACCGCCACTTTCAAAAAGAGCAGTGAAGGCAGAAATTTTTGAAACCGGAATTAAGGCGATTGATGTTTTGGTGCCTTTAGAACGGGGTGGCAAAGCCGGACTTTTTGGCGGAGCGGGCGTGGGTAAAACTATTTTGTTGACCGAAATCATTCACAATATGGTAGGGCATAACCATGGCTTGAGTATGTTTTGCGGTATTGGCGAACGTTGCCGCGAGGGAAACGAGTTGTACAACGCGATGAAAGAGGCCGATCTTTTAAAAGATATGGTAATGCTTTTTGGGCAGATGAATGAACCGCCCGGGGCACGTTTCCGGGTGGGGCACGCCGCGTTGACCATGGCCGAATATTTTCGGGATGAGGAGAAACGTGATGTGTTGTTGCTCATTGATAATATTTTTCGATTTATACAGGCGGGGATGGAAGTCTCCGGTTTGATGGGGCAGATGCCTTCCCGATTGGGATACCAACCCACAATGGGTACCGAGCTAGCCGAATTAGAAGAGCGGATCGCGTATACTAATACTGGTGCGATTACCTCAATACAGGCGGTTTATGTGCCGGCAGATGACTTAACAGATCCTGCGGCAGTGCATACCTTTTCACACCTTTCGGCATCTATTGCGCTTTCGCGAAAAAAAGCCAGTGAAGGATTGTACCCGTCGATTGACTTACTGCAGTCCAATTCTAAGATGACCAGCCCAGGCATTATAGGTCAAAAACATTATGATCTCTCGCAACAAATACGGGAAACTCTGGCGCAGTATGAAGAATTAAAAGACATCATCTCGATGCTTGGGATGGAACAATTGTCGGTTAAAGACCGCTTGGTGGTGAATAGAGCGAGAAGATTGGAGCGTTTTCTAACCCAACCTTTTTCAGCTACAGAACAATTCAGTGGGATTCAAGGCAAGCAGGTGCCTTTACAAGATGCTTTAGACGGTTGTGAGCGTATTCTGGCAGACGAATTTAAAGATTATCCGGAAAGTGCTTTTTATATGATCGGTACTATCGATGAGGCTAAAATGCCTGAAAAGGAAGAGGAACCTAAACCCGGGGAGAATGCTGAAAATAAACCTAAAGATTTAGAAAAAGACGAGGAAAAGAAGAAGTCAACTATGGAAAAAGAAGCCGTAGCAAACGCATAA
- a CDS encoding ATP synthase subunit I yields the protein MMNETLILILCFTAGLVLGVLFFGGLWLTIRKSINARIPELWIFGSFILRTSITLVGFYFVSGTSWQRLVLCLLGFITARYLVMRATKNWDAKHEILEKEETHGA from the coding sequence ATGATGAATGAAACCTTGATACTGATTTTATGTTTTACCGCAGGGTTGGTGCTGGGCGTGCTGTTTTTTGGTGGACTCTGGTTAACCATTAGAAAATCGATTAACGCGAGAATCCCGGAGTTATGGATTTTTGGAAGTTTTATTTTACGCACTAGCATAACCTTAGTCGGATTTTATTTTGTGAGTGGCACCTCGTGGCAACGACTGGTATTGTGCTTATTGGGATTTATAACCGCCAGATATCTGGTGATGCGCGCAACCAAAAACTGGGATGCCAAACATGAAATTTTAGAAAAAGAAGAAACCCATGGAGCTTAG
- a CDS encoding F0F1 ATP synthase subunit A: MELSPDQTIFWEYGFITINLTLVTTWGIMLFLIGSSVLVTRKLKTGLQISRWQCFVEMIVTNINDQIEEVGLKNPQEYIGFIGTLFLFIGVSNVCIIFPGYTPPTASLSTTAALAACVFLAVPFYGISKTGILGYLKSYLQPTWIMLPFNLISEVSRTLALAVRLFGNIMSGGMIVAILLSISPFIFPVIMNALGLLTGTVQAYIFSILATVYIAAAVQNTKKEKTPKTLTAN, from the coding sequence ATGGAGCTTAGTCCCGATCAAACGATTTTCTGGGAGTATGGCTTTATCACCATCAACCTCACGCTGGTTACGACCTGGGGCATTATGTTGTTTTTGATAGGTTCTTCGGTTTTAGTAACACGGAAATTAAAAACCGGACTTCAAATCTCGCGCTGGCAATGTTTTGTCGAAATGATTGTAACGAATATTAACGATCAGATTGAAGAAGTGGGGTTGAAGAACCCACAGGAATACATTGGTTTTATAGGCACTTTGTTTTTGTTTATTGGTGTTTCGAATGTGTGTATTATTTTTCCGGGATATACGCCGCCCACGGCATCCCTTTCTACCACAGCAGCTTTGGCTGCGTGTGTGTTTTTGGCGGTTCCGTTTTACGGGATCAGCAAGACCGGAATTCTGGGCTATCTCAAATCCTACTTGCAACCCACGTGGATTATGCTTCCGTTTAATCTCATAAGTGAAGTATCGCGCACGCTGGCACTTGCGGTGCGCTTGTTTGGGAATATTATGAGCGGCGGGATGATTGTGGCCATTTTATTAAGCATTTCGCCCTTTATTTTCCCGGTGATTATGAATGCGCTGGGCTTACTCACCGGCACGGTGCAAGCGTACATTTTCAGTATTCTGGCTACCGTTTACATCGCTGCGGCTGTTCAGAACACCAAAAAAGAAAAGACACCAAAAACACTAACCGCTAACTAA
- a CDS encoding AtpZ/AtpI family protein, with the protein MYTALINSEIIKVGTKPGSERKSFSEEIAKKEKRKLKAQHKKNSVWSGLGMMGMVGWSVAVPAVIGAALGLWLDKNYTQSFSWTLTLLFIGVITGGIIAWYWVQKEDSEIHNDKNVDDE; encoded by the coding sequence TTGTATACAGCTTTGATAAATTCAGAAATCATTAAAGTGGGCACCAAACCGGGTAGTGAACGCAAGTCCTTTAGCGAAGAAATCGCTAAGAAAGAAAAGCGGAAGCTCAAGGCGCAGCACAAGAAAAACAGTGTTTGGTCGGGTTTGGGAATGATGGGGATGGTCGGCTGGTCTGTTGCGGTTCCTGCGGTGATTGGGGCTGCTCTGGGATTGTGGCTTGATAAAAATTATACGCAATCTTTCTCCTGGACGCTTACGCTTCTGTTTATTGGAGTCATAACCGGCGGCATCATTGCTTGGTACTGGGTGCAAAAAGAAGATAGCGAAATACATAACGATAAAAACGTTGATGATGAATGA
- a CDS encoding alternate F1F0 ATPase, F1 subunit alpha has product METKTLNQPDQFTEGMENFKFPLTPREIGKVTSVSTGIATVSGLPNVGFEELLKFKNGIFGIAYNLDEDEIGVILLGKDSLLKAGDEVERTGRVMDVPVGDGFIGRVIDPLGLPVDDKGAVRFSQRLPIERPAHAIMDRSAVSVPLQTGIKVIDALIPIGRGQRELIVGDRQTGKTAIAIDTILNQHDKDVLCIYCAIGQRASAVAKVIANLQENGAMEYTVVVVAEGNNAPGISYIAPYAATSIAEYFMEAGRDVLIVYDDLTHHARAYRELSLLLRRPPGREAFPGDIFYIHSRLLERSTHLSADLKGGSLTALPIIETEAQNISAYIPTNLISITDGQIYLSPKLFELGMLPAVDVGKSVSRVGGKAQLAAYSAIAKLKLEYAQFEELETFARFGTRLDESTKKTIAHGKRIRECLKQPELQQLTVSEQIVILLSLKAGLLDTIAIERIQEAEQVLLNNMDSFPKEIIQRITSNEKLSEEDSQAILKIAKTLLKSFLDTPEA; this is encoded by the coding sequence ATGGAAACCAAAACCCTTAATCAACCCGATCAGTTTACCGAAGGAATGGAGAACTTCAAATTCCCGCTGACGCCACGTGAAATTGGGAAGGTGACAAGCGTGTCTACCGGTATCGCCACGGTTTCCGGCTTACCCAATGTGGGTTTTGAAGAATTGCTAAAATTTAAAAACGGAATTTTTGGTATTGCGTACAATCTTGATGAAGACGAGATCGGCGTGATTCTTTTAGGTAAAGATTCGTTACTCAAAGCCGGTGATGAGGTCGAGCGTACCGGCCGCGTGATGGATGTTCCTGTGGGTGATGGATTTATAGGAAGAGTGATTGATCCGCTGGGGCTGCCTGTAGATGATAAAGGCGCGGTGCGATTTAGTCAACGCTTGCCTATTGAGCGCCCGGCACATGCGATAATGGATCGGAGTGCGGTTTCGGTACCGTTACAGACAGGTATTAAGGTGATTGATGCGTTGATTCCCATTGGCCGCGGCCAGCGCGAATTGATCGTGGGCGACCGCCAGACCGGGAAGACGGCCATTGCGATTGATACGATCCTTAATCAGCATGATAAAGATGTATTGTGTATTTATTGCGCTATCGGCCAAAGAGCTTCTGCTGTCGCAAAAGTGATTGCCAATCTGCAGGAAAATGGTGCGATGGAATACACGGTGGTTGTGGTTGCAGAAGGGAATAATGCTCCCGGAATCTCCTATATCGCTCCTTACGCAGCGACCAGTATTGCAGAATATTTTATGGAGGCAGGCCGCGATGTGCTTATCGTTTATGATGACCTTACGCATCATGCACGCGCGTATCGCGAACTGTCTTTATTACTAAGAAGACCTCCGGGACGGGAAGCGTTTCCGGGTGATATTTTTTACATCCACTCCAGATTGTTAGAGCGGTCAACGCATTTGAGTGCTGATTTAAAAGGCGGTTCGCTTACGGCTTTGCCCATAATAGAAACCGAAGCTCAGAATATTTCGGCATACATTCCCACGAATTTGATTTCGATAACAGATGGGCAAATCTATTTATCGCCAAAGCTGTTTGAGTTGGGTATGTTGCCCGCGGTAGATGTGGGTAAATCGGTTTCCCGGGTAGGTGGTAAGGCCCAATTGGCAGCCTACAGTGCTATCGCGAAACTAAAACTGGAGTATGCTCAGTTTGAAGAATTGGAAACCTTCGCCCGCTTTGGAACCCGACTTGATGAGAGCACTAAAAAGACAATCGCCCACGGGAAACGCATTCGTGAATGTTTGAAACAACCAGAGCTTCAGCAATTGACGGTCTCTGAACAAATCGTGATTTTACTTTCGTTGAAAGCAGGACTTTTAGATACGATAGCCATCGAAAGGATTCAAGAAGCAGAGCAGGTATTACTGAATAATATGGATTCGTTTCCGAAGGAAATTATACAACGCATTACTTCTAACGAAAAGTTGAGCGAGGAAGACAGCCAGGCGATTCTCAAAATTGCTAAAACGCT
- a CDS encoding glycoside hydrolase family 130 protein codes for MRVSVERKRINFMPDSSRVVARFFMNGELRTQNLITRILKMSDDQVQQALEQVLREFATRHRNISQLFFKHCNRVRGIIEGMEIDFEALSEDQKLLIGSYCTMEYSLESAAFFNPSIIEDFDQSYLQKGEKRVIISFRATGEGHISSLVFRRAIIDSNHDMHLTKIGDYIDLAEISHKKLFDKKHFIKRLKEMHIDEQHSRSIMNSLPNRFEYSALKNSICSLLEDDQLSAEQRTAFEEMKWLVESFYDLQFHKDSDITERVIFPIAESESNGIEDARLVRFCEDDETTVVYATYTAYNGHTILPKLIATEDFYTFRIMPLRGNDAQGKNLAMFPKKINGKYAMLSRIDGVNNYLMYSESPILWNNPQLIQEPKFPWEFTQIGNCGSPLWTEKGWLIITHGVGPMRRYSIGVSIFKLEDPSIELGRLEEPLMMPLEEERNGYVPNVVYSCGSMIHNNKLILPYAVSDYSSTYAVVDLEELFSALLD; via the coding sequence ATGAGAGTTTCTGTAGAACGTAAACGAATTAATTTTATGCCCGACTCTAGCCGGGTTGTCGCCCGTTTTTTTATGAATGGAGAATTACGTACTCAAAATTTAATAACGCGTATTCTGAAAATGAGCGATGATCAGGTACAGCAAGCTTTAGAACAAGTACTTCGAGAATTTGCAACCAGACATCGTAATATCTCGCAACTTTTTTTTAAACATTGTAATAGAGTACGTGGGATTATTGAAGGCATGGAAATTGATTTTGAAGCCCTCTCAGAAGATCAAAAACTCCTTATAGGTTCCTATTGTACTATGGAATATTCGCTAGAATCTGCGGCATTCTTTAATCCTTCAATTATCGAAGATTTTGATCAGTCTTATTTACAAAAGGGAGAAAAGCGGGTGATTATCTCATTTAGAGCTACCGGTGAAGGACATATCTCTTCGTTGGTTTTCCGTAGAGCGATAATAGATTCAAATCACGATATGCATCTCACTAAAATAGGAGACTATATAGATTTGGCTGAGATTTCTCATAAAAAGCTTTTTGATAAAAAACACTTTATAAAAAGACTGAAAGAAATGCATATTGATGAACAGCATTCAAGAAGTATCATGAATAGCCTTCCGAATAGATTTGAGTATTCTGCACTAAAAAATTCGATTTGCAGTTTGCTCGAAGATGATCAACTAAGTGCAGAACAACGCACAGCCTTTGAAGAAATGAAATGGCTTGTGGAGTCTTTTTACGATTTACAATTTCATAAAGATTCTGATATTACAGAACGTGTAATTTTTCCTATTGCAGAGTCTGAAAGCAATGGTATAGAAGATGCACGCCTTGTACGTTTTTGTGAAGATGATGAGACCACCGTTGTTTACGCTACGTATACTGCATATAACGGTCATACGATATTGCCTAAACTTATCGCTACCGAAGATTTTTACACCTTTCGCATTATGCCTCTGCGTGGCAATGATGCTCAGGGTAAAAACCTGGCCATGTTTCCTAAAAAAATCAATGGAAAATATGCCATGTTATCTAGAATTGACGGCGTAAATAATTACCTAATGTATTCTGAAAGTCCCATTTTGTGGAACAATCCACAATTAATTCAAGAACCCAAATTTCCCTGGGAATTTACACAAATTGGAAATTGTGGCTCCCCATTATGGACCGAAAAAGGATGGCTTATAATAACTCATGGTGTTGGCCCAATGCGTCGCTACAGTATAGGTGTTTCTATATTTAAACTCGAAGATCCTTCTATAGAACTAGGCAGGCTCGAAGAACCTTTAATGATGCCACTTGAAGAAGAGCGTAATGGGTATGTACCCAATGTGGTTTATTCCTGCGGGTCTATGATTCATAACAACAAACTCATTTTACCGTATGCGGTTTCAGATTATTCTTCAACCTACGCGGTGGTTGATCTTGAAGAATTATTTTCGGCTTTGCTGGATTAA